Below is a window of Halomicrobium mukohataei DSM 12286 DNA.
GATGACGCCCACGCGCGAGTCGGTGATGTGGCCGATCGAACGCGCTCGCGGGAGCTCGTACAACAGCGTGTCCACATCGTCGAGGTGGTCGATCTCGTCGAAGACGACGAGGTGGGTACCGCCAGTCGTGTCGAGTTCCTCGTACAGCGCTCCGAAGGCGTCGCCGGTTCCGAGCCCGCGCTTGGGGAACGTCTCCCCGTCCGGCCCGCGGAGGTCGTTGACGAGCGCTCGCACGACCATGAACACCGTCTTCCCGTTGCAGTTCTGCTCGTGGACGTGGAGCGCGTCGGCCTCCGGACGCTGCTGGATCTCCTCGGTCAGCGCGTCCATCATGTAGTTCGTCACCGCCGTCTTCCCGAGCCCGGCTTTCCCGTAGAGGAAGATGTTCTGGGGGCTCCGGCCGAACAACACGTCCTTGAGCGCGTTGCGGTACTCCTCGATCTCTTCGTCGCGTTCGAGGATCTCGTCGGGCTGGTAGTCCTCGGTCAGGACACTTTTGTCTGCGAAGATAGTGTCCGTAATCGCATCGAAGGGACCACCCATCGTTAGTTCGACCAAACCGTGGCCACCACATAAACCTTACTTCACGTGTTTCTCTTGTTTCTCGTGCTTCAGGAGGTTGCCAGCGTGGCGACGATCATCGTTTCCGATCTCGTCTTCCCCACTGTGAACCCCTCACACACCCGTCCCCCGATTTTTCGTCGCACCGCACTCACGTGAAAGCACTCGAAAGCTACTCTCACTCAGTGGTCGACTGGCCTCCGACACGACGAACCATCAACGACTACGAGCCGTCGTCGATTCCGAGTCGCCAATGACCACCACCTGTCGACGATCACCACCTGTCGACACTGTCCACACACTCCCCCGCTCGCTACTCCGCTATCCCCACCCCTCATTCGCAACCGAAAGCACTCGAAATCCCCTCTCACTCTCTACTGACTCGCCCGTTCGCCGTCTCGGTCGCTCCCCAGAGTAGATTTCGAGTGCTTCTCACGCGACCGCACCGGCCTGTCGGGTGGGGAGAGTACGTTTCGTGTGCTTCCCGACAACGACTCACACGACGCGAGCGAGACCGGCCAGACGGCCCGCCTCACTGCCAGCCCTCGCGCCGATCAGTGCGTCGCCCGGTACTGCCCGTCGGCCTCAGACACCAGCCCGAACGTCTCGGCCCACCCGAGCAACCGCTCTCCTCGTTCGTGCCACTCGGTTTTCCAGTCTTCGTGGCGGTTCCGTTCCCACCGGGGAATCTCCTCTCGGATGGCAGTAAAGACCGCTTCGGGCGTCCGTGGCTCCGTCGCCACACACCCCAGCACCTCTCGGGCACCGAAGACCCGCTCTCGGAAGGCTTCGGCCAGTTCCTCGCCGCTCGGCGCGTCACGCACCCGGTGGAATCCGCGGTCGGTCTCGGCGACGAGGGCCAGCGCCTGCATGAACGTCAGGTACTCCCGTGCTTCGTCTCGCGACGTGACCGCAGTTCCGTCCCGCACCCGCGTACAGCAGTCCTCGACGCTGCCGGGGACCAGTGGGAGCGTCCCGGCGGCCGCTCGGAGGAAGCGCACCGTGCGGACCGGCGGGACGATCTTGTACCGGAGGTCAGACATCCGCTCAGAGTCCGAAGCTCTCGGCCAGCACGTCCTCGTGGGTATCGCCGAAGACGTGGGTCTCGCCGCCGAGCACGTCGACGGTCACCTGCGCCGGTGCGAACACCTCGACGGGGACCTCGCTGAAGTCCCAGTCGGCGTCGTCGAACGCCTCGACCAGCGGCGTGCCGTACTCCTCGGCCGCGACGGAGACCACCTCGTCGAAGCGATCGAACTCCTCCTCGACGGTGAGGTGGACCTGCCCGCCGTAGGCCAGCGCGTCCGTCGTGCGGGCCATCGCAGCCTCCTCGCTGTCGGCGACGGGTGCGACGGGCGCGGAGCCGGTCGCCGAGAGGATCGAGACGGGATCGTACCCCAGCTCGGACAACCGGAACGCCGCCAGCTCGGCGGCCCGTGCGGCGGCGACGACGCTGCCCGTGACGCTGGCCGTCGCGTAGACCGGGAGGAAGACGGCCGTCTCGGGAACGCCGGTCCGCTCGGCGACGTGGCCGGCCACGTCCTGCTCCGGTAGCTCGTCGGCCTCGATCGTCAACACGGCGAAGTCCGCGGCGTCGTGATAGCCCACGCGGCTGTAGATCTCCTCTTCGGCCACCAGCGCGCGGGCGGGGCCGCTGCCCAGCCCCTCGAAGCCGCCGACGCTGAGCTCCCAGCCGCCTTTCTGGGAACACAGCAGCCCCAGGGCGGGGTGATCGGTCGACAGTTCGACGTGGGTCAGCGGCGCGCCCGCGACGCTCGACAGCTTCGTCTGGACGGTCGCCAGTCCGGCCGTCTGTATCTCGGTCGCGAGCAGCCCCGCCTCGACGGCACCGGGAACGTCGACACCGAAATCGAGCACCGCGGCGTCGCCCTCCAGCGCGTGGACGGCGATCGTCAGTTCGTCGGCGAAGTCGATCGCCTCGTCGACGAGCTCCGTCGCCATCCGATTGAGACTCTCCATACCCACCGCTTGGCGCTCCCTGCCCTAAGACTGTTCGTGTTCGACGGGCACCCGCTCTCGCCGTTCGGCGACGGGCGCTATCTGTGGTTACGCGGACGTACTCACGTCACGACGAGATAGACGCCCGCCGCGGCCAGGACGAGTCCGGCGACGCGTCCCAGCGTCTCGTTGATCTGGACCTCGTCGCCGCCGGCACCCAGATAGAGGTACTGCTGCTGGAGTTTCCCCATCGCCACCGGCTTGATCGCCCAGACGACGCCGAGTACCACGCAAAACGCCCCGAACGCGACGGTCAGCCACGATTGCATGCCCACACCTGTGTCGGCCTTCGTGAAATCAGTCGCGGTCGCTCCGGGCCGCCCGACCGAGGTGCTCCTCGACGGCGGTTACCTTGTCGGCGGCCTCCTGGTCGACAGTCCGCTTGTCGTCTATCTTCAGGAAGGTCTCGACGCGATCGGCCTCGACTGCCTCGTGGGCGGCGTGTGCCGCGTCGAACAGCTCCTTGCTGTCCTGGGCTTCGATGAGCGTGCCCATCGGCGTCGTCTCGTAGGACACGTCGAACGGCTCCAGCGCGGCGACGGCGTCGGCGACGTACGACGCCATGCTCTCTTCGACGACCGGTGCGACCGAGAGGAACGCGATACAGGTCATGCTGGTAGCTGACGGTTCGACACACCGCCCCTTAGATCACGCGGTGGCAACATTCCACATTATCGCGATCACCACGTGACCGCGATCACCATGTCACCGCGATCACCACGTGACCGCGATCACCATGTCACCGCGATCACCACGTGACCGCGATCACCATGTCACCGCGATCACCACGTGACCGCGATCACCATGTCACCGCGATCACCACGTCACCGCGGGAGGTTGTGGTACCGTTCGGAATGCGAAACACTCCCTCTAACACCGTCGCCGACTCCGCCCATCTCCGCCTCACCGTTGCCGACTCCATGTTTTTCTCGACCGTGTACGACCTCAGTCAGTGACGAGTGGGCGCTGTATCGACTCCTCGTACCGTTCCAATAAGTATAGGTTATTGGGCACGAAAGTCGCCCTCGTGAGGGGTGTTTCAGACGACGTTGCGGTGCTCGTCCTCGAAGACGAGACCGAACTACTGGACGCGTACGTCAACGGGCTCGAAGACGAGTACGACGTGTACGCAGCCGAGACCGCGGCGACTGCGACGGACCACGTGGACGGTCTCGGCGACGATCTCGACGTGGCCCTCCTCGATCGCCGGCTCCCCGAACGGTCCGGCGACGACGTTCTGAAGTACATCCAGTCGGCACCCATCGACTGTCGAACGGCTATGGTGACCGCCGTCGACCCGTCGCTCGACATCATCGACATGGGGTTCGACGACTACGTGGTCAAACCGGTCACGCCGTCCGACCTTCGGACGGTGATCGACCGACTGTTGAAACTAGAAGCGTACGACGACGTCTACCAGACGCTGAGCGAGAAACGCGTCAAGCGGAGCGTCCTCGCGGCCGAACTGTCTCGCACGGAACTCGAACGCAGCGAGGAGTTCGCCGCGCTACAGTCCGAGATTGCCGATCTCGAAGCCCAACTCGAATCGATCGAGTCGGAGATCGACGACGAGGCCCTCCCGCACTGATCGCGCCGATCAGGTCGGCGGGCTGGAGATCTCGCCGCTCATGTCGAGTCGGCGGTTGTGGACCGCTTCGCCCGACCGTCCGTCGAAGAGGTGGATCGTCTCTTCGGGAATCGAGACGGTAACACGATCACCGACGGCGGCCTGCTGGAGGCCGTCGATCGTCGCGATGAACGTCTCGCCCTCCGGTGCGCTCTCGAACCGGAGATACACCGTGTTCTCGTCGCCCATCGGCTCCACTACCTCGACGATCGCCGAGTAGGTGTGGCTGCCCGATTCGTCGGTGCCGACTTCGACGTCCTCGGGGCGGACGCCGAGCGTGACGTTTCGGGTCTCGCCCACGTCGTCGAGCGTCGACTGAGAGAGGGGATACTCGAACCGCGAACCGACGAGCGTGTCGCCGTCCCGCTCCATGTCGAAGAAGTTCATCGACGGATCGCCGATGAAGCCGGCGACGAACTGGTTGGCGGGCTCGTGGTAACACTCAAGCGGCGTCGCCACCTGCTGGAGCTTCCCGTCGTTGAGGATGGCGATGCGGTCGCCCATCGTCATGGCCTCGGTCTGGTCGTGGGTGACGTACATCGTCGTCACGTCCAGTTCGGCCTGCAAGCGCTGGAGCTCCGTCCGCATCTGGGAGCGCAGCTTGGCGTCGAGGTTGCTGAGCGGCTCGTCCATCAGGAACACCTCCGGATCTCGGACGATCGCTCGGCCGAGCGCGACGCGCTGTTGCTGGCCACCAGAGAGCTCCGAGGGTTTGCGATCCAGCAGCTCCGCGATACCCATCGTCTCTGCGGCGTCGTGGACTCGCTCTTCGATCTCGTCGTCCGGGAGCGTCGTCGACTCCTCCAGGCCGAACGCCATGTTCTCCGCCACGGTCATGTGGGGGTACAGCGCGTACGACTGGAACACCATCGCGATGTCGCGATTCTGGGGTTTCTCGTCGTTGACGACCCGTCCGTCAAGGCGGATGTTGCCGCTGGTCACCGTCTCCAGCCCGGCGACCATCCGCAGGGTCGTCGACTTGCCACAGCCGGAGGGGCCGACGACGACGATGAACTCGCCGTCGTCCATCTGGATGTCGACGTTGTCGACTGCGACGATCTCGCCTTCTTCGCCGTCATGGAACACCTTCGTCAGTCGGTCGAGTTCGAGCGTTCCCATCCTACCGCCCCCCGGAAGCGACGGTACAGTTCTCGTGCGATACGTCTCGTCGACTGTGTGACTGATGTCGAATCATGAGTTCCTGCTGGCTGGTGCGTCCGGTCATGTCGCCACCCCTTCGGCGAACTCCTCGCCGAACATGATGTACACCGCGAGCGTCGGCAAGGCGGCGATGAACGCACCCGCCATCCGAAGCGCGAAGTCCTGTCCTTCGAGTGACTGTCCCAGGCCCGCGAGGATCAGCACGATCGGTGCGGCCGTACTGGACTCGGTCTGGACCAACACGAGCGTGAACAGCAAGTCGTTCCAGATCTGGGTGAACTGATAGATCAGAACGACGGCGAACATCGGTCCCGACAGCGGGAGGACGATCCGGCGATAGACGCGCCGGATCGACGCGCCGTCGAGCCGTGCCGCTTCGATCATCTCCTCGCTCATGTTCTTGTAGTACGATCGGAACAGCACCGTACAGATCGGGAGCCCGTAGGCGACGTGTGTGACGATGAGCTCGACGACGCCGGTGTAGTCCGAGCTGATCCCGAGTGCCCACACGAAGCCGAGTGCCTCCTGCAGTGGTATCATCGACCAGAACTGCGAGAGCGGCACGAGCACGGCCTGGTAGGGGATGAAGATCCCCGCGACGAACAGCGCGAGGATCGGTGCCTTGTACTTGGGCTTCCAGTTCGACTGCGTGATTCCGTAGGCCGCGAAGCTGCCCAGCAGCGCGGAGATGACTGTCGCCGGCACCGCGTACAGCGCGCTGTTGACGAGCCCGCGCGCGAGCGCGTCGAACGCGGTCTGCCACTTCGCGAGCGTGAACACCTCCGGGGTCGGCGGTGCGAACGGGAGCGTCCCGCTGACGCCGGTGCTGGTCTTGAACGAGGTGACCAGTCCCGATTCGATCGGGATCAGGAAGAACGCCAGGATCGTGAGCAGGCCGAGGTACAGCGCGACGCGGTAGGCGTCGATCTCCGCGAGCAGTCCCGCTGGCTGGTCCGATCCCGCCGCCGATACAGCGCCACCGTCCGTCCGTGTCTCGTCGCTCATAGGTGTCCCTCCTTGTACTGGTAGTAGAGGTACGGGCCGACGATGCTCAGTGCCATCAGGAACAGCATGATCGCGATCGCCGACGAGTACGCCCAGTTGAGGTTCGCGTACGCCTCACGGACCATCTTCGTCGCGAGGATGTCGGCCCCGTTCGGTGGTCGGTAACCGCCGACCAGCGAGTACAGGAAGTCGAAGGCCTTCAGCGCGAACACCATCAGGACGACCGAGGCGCTGATCGTCGATCCCTTCAGCTGTGGGATGATGACGCGCCAGTACATCCGCAGCGTCGACGCGCCGTCGACCTTGGCCGCCTCGTAGTGCTCGTCCGGAATCGCGCGCAACCCGGCGAGGTAGACGACCATCGCATAGCCGGCGAACTGCCACATCAGCGCGAACACGACCGCCCAGAGAACGATATTCGGGCTACCGATCCAGTCGACTCGGTCGAGGCCGACCGACGTGAGCACGATGTTGATGACGCCGTTGTTGAAGTTG
It encodes the following:
- a CDS encoding carbohydrate ABC transporter permease, translated to MASHNDDTEESGDAVTDGGVVEEQRQTGFGPITRLNERFGSDFVESSQFWLPPFLLVGLFVYGAIIWNVMISLTDFRGFGTPDYSDLDLEMYARALSDSGFVDAAVNTFVLLIGFTLVTLAIGLGLAILIDRNIRFENTFRTIYLLPMSLSFVVTAQFWAWMYNFNNGVINIVLTSVGLDRVDWIGSPNIVLWAVVFALMWQFAGYAMVVYLAGLRAIPDEHYEAAKVDGASTLRMYWRVIIPQLKGSTISASVVLMVFALKAFDFLYSLVGGYRPPNGADILATKMVREAYANLNWAYSSAIAIMLFLMALSIVGPYLYYQYKEGHL
- the mch gene encoding methenyltetrahydromethanopterin cyclohydrolase; protein product: MESLNRMATELVDEAIDFADELTIAVHALEGDAAVLDFGVDVPGAVEAGLLATEIQTAGLATVQTKLSSVAGAPLTHVELSTDHPALGLLCSQKGGWELSVGGFEGLGSGPARALVAEEEIYSRVGYHDAADFAVLTIEADELPEQDVAGHVAERTGVPETAVFLPVYATASVTGSVVAAARAAELAAFRLSELGYDPVSILSATGSAPVAPVADSEEAAMARTTDALAYGGQVHLTVEEEFDRFDEVVSVAAEEYGTPLVEAFDDADWDFSEVPVEVFAPAQVTVDVLGGETHVFGDTHEDVLAESFGL
- a CDS encoding MTH1187 family thiamine-binding protein, with the protein product MTCIAFLSVAPVVEESMASYVADAVAALEPFDVSYETTPMGTLIEAQDSKELFDAAHAAHEAVEADRVETFLKIDDKRTVDQEAADKVTAVEEHLGRAARSDRD
- a CDS encoding carbohydrate ABC transporter permease, producing the protein MSDETRTDGGAVSAAGSDQPAGLLAEIDAYRVALYLGLLTILAFFLIPIESGLVTSFKTSTGVSGTLPFAPPTPEVFTLAKWQTAFDALARGLVNSALYAVPATVISALLGSFAAYGITQSNWKPKYKAPILALFVAGIFIPYQAVLVPLSQFWSMIPLQEALGFVWALGISSDYTGVVELIVTHVAYGLPICTVLFRSYYKNMSEEMIEAARLDGASIRRVYRRIVLPLSGPMFAVVLIYQFTQIWNDLLFTLVLVQTESSTAAPIVLILAGLGQSLEGQDFALRMAGAFIAALPTLAVYIMFGEEFAEGVAT
- a CDS encoding ABC transporter ATP-binding protein, which gives rise to MGTLELDRLTKVFHDGEEGEIVAVDNVDIQMDDGEFIVVVGPSGCGKSTTLRMVAGLETVTSGNIRLDGRVVNDEKPQNRDIAMVFQSYALYPHMTVAENMAFGLEESTTLPDDEIEERVHDAAETMGIAELLDRKPSELSGGQQQRVALGRAIVRDPEVFLMDEPLSNLDAKLRSQMRTELQRLQAELDVTTMYVTHDQTEAMTMGDRIAILNDGKLQQVATPLECYHEPANQFVAGFIGDPSMNFFDMERDGDTLVGSRFEYPLSQSTLDDVGETRNVTLGVRPEDVEVGTDESGSHTYSAIVEVVEPMGDENTVYLRFESAPEGETFIATIDGLQQAAVGDRVTVSIPEETIHLFDGRSGEAVHNRRLDMSGEISSPPT
- a CDS encoding response regulator transcription factor, which gives rise to MRGVSDDVAVLVLEDETELLDAYVNGLEDEYDVYAAETAATATDHVDGLGDDLDVALLDRRLPERSGDDVLKYIQSAPIDCRTAMVTAVDPSLDIIDMGFDDYVVKPVTPSDLRTVIDRLLKLEAYDDVYQTLSEKRVKRSVLAAELSRTELERSEEFAALQSEIADLEAQLESIESEIDDEALPH